Proteins encoded together in one Amphiprion ocellaris isolate individual 3 ecotype Okinawa chromosome 14, ASM2253959v1, whole genome shotgun sequence window:
- the LOC111580003 gene encoding claudin-3-like has translation MASFGLELAGISLSVLGWVLSIISCALPMWRVSAFIGANIVTAQVYWEGLWMSCVFQSTGQMQCKVYDSMLALPQDLQAARALTVVTIIVGLVSLLIAMVGAKCTNCIEEEAVKARVMVASGGAFITAALAQLVPVSWSAHTIVVEFYSPIIPTGQKMEIGAALANMSMGMEIVGIALGVLGFIIAIVTCALPMWKVSAFIGANIITAQTIWEGLWMNCVTQSTGQMQCKVYDSLLALPQELQASRAMTIISIILGVLGVMISIVGAKCTNCIEDEPSKAKVMIIAGIFFILAGLLVLIPVSWTASVVIRDFYSPLLISAQRRELGASLYIGWGAAALLLIGGAMLCSSCPPKEKKYKPPRMAYSAPRSTSAGGGYDRKDYV, from the exons ATGGCGTCTTTTGGACTTGAGCTTGCCGGCATCTCCCTGTCAGTGTTGGGCTGGGTGCTGAGTATCATCAGCTGTGCCCTGCCGATGTGGAGGGTCTCGGCCTTCATTGGCGCCAACATCGTCACTGCTCAGGTGTACTGGGAGGGCCTGTGGATGAGCTGCGTGTTCCAGAGCACGGGCCAGATGCAGTGCAAGGTCTACGACTCCATGCTGGCTCTACCTCAGGACCTGCAGGCCGCCAGGGCGCTCACCGTCGTCACAATCATCGTGGGGTTGGTGTCGCTCCTCATCGCCATGGTGGGGGCAAAGTGCACCAACTGCATCGAGGAAGAGGCGGTTAAAGCCAGGGTGATGGTGGCCTCCGGGGGCGCGTTCATCACAGCGGCACTGGCCCAGCTGGTGCCCGTTTCCTGGTCGGCACACACCATCGTAGTCGAGTTCTACAGTCCCATCATCCCCACGGGACAGAAGATGGAGATCGGGGCGGCGCT AGCCAACATGTCGATGGGTATGGAGATCGTGGGCATTGCCCTCGGAGTCCTCGGATTTATCATTGCAATCGTTACTTGTGCCCTGCCAATGTGGAAAGTGTCGGCCTTCATCGGAGCCAACATCATCACCGCTCAGACCATCTGGGAGGGTTTGTGGATGAACTGTGTCACCCAGAGCACGGGCCAGATGCAGTGCAAGGTGTATGACTCACTGCTGGCCCTGCCTCAGGAGCTGCAGGCCTCCAGGGCAATGaccatcatctccatcatccTCGGGGTGCTGGGCGTCATGATCTCCATCGTCGGCGCCAAGTGCACCAACTGCATCGAGGATGAGCCTTCGAAGGCCAAAGTGATGATCATCGCTGGAATCTTCTTCATTCTCGCCGGCCTTCTGGTCCTCATCCCTGTCTCCTGGACCGCCAGCGTTGTGATCCGGGATTTCTACAGCCCCCTCCTGATCAGCGCTCAAAGGAGGGAGCTAGGGGCGTCGCTCTACATCGGCTGGGGAGCGGCCGCCCTGCTCCTGATCGGAGGGGCGatgctgtgcagcagctgccCACCAAAAGAGAAGAAGTACAAGCCGCCACGGATGGCCTACTCTGCCCCACGCAGCACTAGTGCAGGCGGAGGGTACGACAGGAAAGACTATGTGTGA